Proteins from one Mycobacterium sp. EPa45 genomic window:
- a CDS encoding alpha/beta hydrolase, translated as MTLNEKRRRAHGKLAALPGVRPVRRPVTPNGTDQFDLYYVRTGRKTRHPLVIIPGGPGAASIALYRGLRRRAAAEGLDVIMIEHRGVGMSRHGDDGSDLPPEALTIEQVVDDVAAVLDDAQVDSAVIYGTSYGTYIAAGVGVRHPARVFAMVLDSPLLAGDDIEVVRQTVRRVLWYGQQPDTEKLADKVRRLADEGVMTPAAAQLAATVYGLGGPRLLDRQLDLLLGGRSLVWTAMGHFGELMVGRKAPYRNETDLVGRIGYRELNYAADPDGLPLDPAVAMRDFAPGEPPRFEAEPFDLVAEMPKFTWPTVVISGGRDLTTPPAVAERVAGLIPGSVLLRLPSTGHSVLDTKERAALRIAEAVSIGRIDTLRLQEAALDAMPTRPAVRLMVSALAAATRVEAALPAAVPRVVTRSLPKPATS; from the coding sequence ATGACTTTGAACGAGAAGCGCCGCCGTGCTCACGGAAAGCTCGCCGCGCTGCCTGGTGTTCGCCCGGTCCGCCGCCCGGTCACGCCGAACGGAACCGACCAGTTCGACCTCTACTACGTGCGCACCGGCCGCAAGACCCGGCATCCGCTGGTCATCATCCCCGGTGGACCGGGCGCGGCGTCGATCGCCCTCTACCGGGGTCTTCGCCGGCGAGCGGCCGCCGAGGGCCTCGACGTGATCATGATCGAGCACCGGGGCGTCGGGATGTCGCGCCACGGTGACGACGGGTCTGACCTGCCTCCCGAGGCGCTGACCATCGAGCAGGTGGTCGACGACGTCGCCGCCGTGCTCGACGACGCCCAGGTGGACAGCGCCGTCATCTACGGCACGTCCTACGGCACCTACATCGCTGCCGGCGTCGGCGTGCGTCACCCCGCCCGGGTGTTCGCGATGGTCCTGGATTCGCCGCTGCTGGCCGGCGACGACATCGAGGTGGTGCGCCAGACCGTACGTCGCGTCCTGTGGTACGGCCAGCAGCCTGACACCGAGAAGCTGGCCGACAAGGTCCGTCGACTGGCCGACGAGGGGGTGATGACTCCGGCCGCGGCTCAGCTCGCCGCGACCGTGTACGGGCTGGGCGGACCGCGCCTGCTGGACCGACAGCTCGACCTGCTGCTGGGCGGCCGCAGCCTGGTCTGGACCGCGATGGGGCACTTCGGCGAGTTGATGGTGGGCCGAAAAGCTCCGTACCGCAACGAGACCGATCTGGTGGGGCGGATCGGCTACCGCGAGCTCAACTACGCGGCCGACCCCGACGGCCTGCCACTGGACCCCGCTGTCGCGATGCGCGACTTCGCGCCCGGTGAACCACCGCGGTTCGAGGCCGAGCCGTTCGACCTGGTGGCCGAGATGCCGAAGTTCACCTGGCCGACCGTGGTGATCTCCGGCGGCCGGGACCTGACCACACCACCCGCGGTCGCCGAGCGGGTGGCCGGTCTCATTCCGGGCTCGGTGCTGCTGCGGCTGCCGTCGACCGGTCACAGCGTGCTCGACACCAAGGAACGCGCGGCGCTGCGCATCGCGGAAGCGGTGTCCATCGGGCGGATCGACACGCTGCGGCTGCAGGAGGCGGCGCTGGACGCCATGCCCACCCGGCCCGCCGTCCGGCTCATGGTGTCGGCGCTGGCCGCGGCGACACGGGTCGAGGCGGCCTTACCTGCGGCAGTGCCGCGGGTGGTGACCCGCAGTCTGCCGAAGCCTGCTACTTCGTGA
- the cysN gene encoding sulfate adenylyltransferase subunit CysN, producing MATLLRIATAGSVDDGKSTLIGRLLYDSKAVMEDQLAAVERTSRERGNDYTDLALVTDGLRSEREQGITIDVAYRYFATAKRKFIIADTPGHLQYTRNMVTGTSTAQLAIVLVDARHGLLEQSRRHAFLASLLGVQHVVLAVNKMDLIDWDRERFEWIREEFHAFAARLDIHDVTTIPMSALNGDNVVTKSDKAPWYDGPPLLSHLEDVYIAGDRNLVDVRFPVQYVIRPQTIEHADHRSYAGTIASGVMRPGDEVVVLPSGKTSRITAIDGPTGPVEEAFPPMAVSISLADDIDISRGDMLARPQNQPVATREFDATVCWMADESALEPGRDYIIKQTTRTTRARVAALDYRLDVNTLHRDKSATALKLNELGRVTLRTQVPLLLDEYSRNAATGSFILIDPDTNVTVAAGMVRDTAPAAARTASPNTVRHQSLVTTGDRLTKGRTLWFTGLSGSGKSSIAVLVEQKLLEHGCPAYILDGDNLRHGLNADLGFSMADRAENLRRLAHIATLMADAGLTVLVPAISPLEEHRELARKVHADQGVEFFEIFVDTPLEDCERRDPKGLYAKARAGEITHFTGIDSPYQRPKNPDLRLTPERECDELAQQVIDLLEGPE from the coding sequence ATGGCAACGCTTCTGCGGATCGCGACCGCCGGTTCGGTCGACGACGGCAAGTCCACGCTGATCGGCCGGTTGCTCTACGACTCCAAGGCCGTGATGGAAGACCAGCTCGCTGCGGTTGAGCGGACGTCGCGCGAACGGGGCAACGATTACACCGACCTTGCCCTGGTGACCGACGGCCTGCGCTCCGAGCGTGAGCAGGGCATCACCATCGACGTCGCCTACCGCTATTTCGCCACGGCCAAGCGGAAATTCATCATCGCCGACACGCCGGGGCACCTTCAGTACACCCGCAACATGGTCACCGGGACCTCGACCGCGCAGCTGGCAATCGTGCTCGTCGACGCGCGGCACGGTCTGCTCGAGCAGTCCCGCCGGCATGCGTTCCTGGCCTCGCTGCTGGGTGTGCAGCACGTGGTCTTGGCCGTCAACAAGATGGACCTCATCGACTGGGACCGTGAACGTTTCGAGTGGATCCGCGAGGAGTTCCACGCCTTCGCAGCCCGCCTCGACATCCATGACGTGACCACCATCCCGATGTCGGCGCTCAACGGCGACAACGTGGTCACCAAGTCGGACAAGGCACCCTGGTATGACGGCCCGCCGCTGCTGAGCCACCTCGAAGACGTCTACATCGCCGGTGACCGCAATCTCGTAGACGTGCGGTTCCCCGTGCAATACGTGATCCGGCCACAGACGATCGAACACGCCGACCATCGCAGCTATGCCGGCACGATCGCCAGCGGTGTGATGCGTCCAGGTGACGAGGTCGTCGTACTGCCCAGCGGAAAGACCAGTCGTATCACCGCAATCGACGGCCCGACCGGCCCGGTCGAGGAAGCGTTCCCGCCCATGGCGGTATCGATCAGTCTCGCCGACGACATCGACATCTCGCGCGGTGACATGCTGGCCCGCCCGCAGAATCAGCCGGTGGCCACCCGGGAATTCGACGCCACCGTCTGCTGGATGGCCGACGAGTCCGCGCTGGAGCCCGGGCGCGACTACATCATCAAGCAGACCACCCGTACGACGCGGGCGCGGGTCGCTGCCCTGGACTATCGCCTGGACGTCAACACCCTGCACCGGGACAAGAGTGCAACGGCGTTGAAGCTCAACGAACTCGGCCGGGTCACCCTGCGCACCCAGGTGCCGCTGTTGCTCGACGAATACTCGCGCAACGCCGCCACCGGGTCGTTCATCCTCATCGACCCCGACACCAACGTGACCGTCGCTGCGGGAATGGTTCGTGACACCGCGCCGGCGGCCGCGCGAACCGCGTCGCCGAACACCGTGCGCCACCAGTCGTTGGTGACCACGGGTGACCGACTGACGAAGGGCCGTACGCTGTGGTTCACCGGCCTGTCCGGCTCCGGCAAGTCATCGATCGCAGTGCTGGTTGAGCAGAAGCTGCTCGAACACGGTTGCCCCGCTTACATTCTCGACGGAGACAACTTGCGGCACGGACTCAATGCCGACCTCGGCTTCTCGATGGCGGACCGCGCGGAGAACTTGCGGCGGCTGGCCCACATCGCCACCTTGATGGCCGATGCCGGGCTGACGGTCTTGGTGCCGGCCATCAGTCCCCTCGAGGAACACCGGGAACTGGCTCGCAAGGTGCACGCCGACCAGGGAGTGGAGTTCTTCGAGATCTTTGTCGATACCCCGCTGGAGGACTGCGAGCGCCGTGATCCCAAGGGGCTGTATGCGAAGGCTCGCGCGGGTGAGATCACCCACTTCACCGGGATCGACAGTCCCTACCAACGACCGAAGAACCCGGATCTGCGGCTGACCCCCGAGCGCGAGTGCGACGAGCTGGCCCAGCAGGTCATCGACCTATTGGAGGGTCCCGAGTGA
- the cysD gene encoding sulfate adenylyltransferase subunit CysD, with the protein MASPAVETPTPGQYELSHLRSLEAEAIHIIREVAAEFERPVLLFSGGKDSIVMLHLAIKAFAPGRLPFPVMHVDTGHNFEEVIATRDALVERYGLRLVVASVQDDIDAGRVVDNGPSRNPLQTVTLLRGIRENKFDAAFGGARRDEEKARAKERVFSFRDEFGQWDPKAQRPELWNLYNGRHRKGEHIRVFPLSNWTEYDIWAYIGAEEITLPGIYYAHPRQVFQRDGMLLAVHEFLQPAPDEKVFETSVRFRTVGDVTCTGCVESTAATVDEVIEETALSRLTERGATRADDRISEAGMEDRKREGYF; encoded by the coding sequence ATGGCTAGTCCAGCGGTCGAGACCCCCACACCGGGGCAGTACGAGCTGAGTCACCTCCGGTCGCTCGAGGCCGAGGCGATTCACATCATCCGCGAGGTCGCGGCCGAGTTCGAACGGCCGGTGCTGTTGTTCTCCGGTGGCAAGGACTCGATCGTGATGTTGCATCTGGCGATCAAGGCGTTCGCTCCCGGGCGGCTGCCGTTCCCGGTGATGCACGTCGACACCGGTCACAACTTCGAAGAAGTGATCGCCACCCGCGACGCGCTCGTCGAGCGCTATGGGCTGCGGCTGGTGGTCGCCAGCGTTCAGGACGACATCGACGCCGGCCGGGTCGTCGACAACGGGCCGTCGCGCAACCCGCTGCAGACCGTCACGTTGTTGCGGGGGATCCGGGAGAACAAGTTCGACGCCGCCTTCGGCGGTGCTCGCCGTGACGAGGAGAAGGCCCGGGCCAAGGAGCGGGTCTTCAGCTTCCGGGACGAATTCGGCCAATGGGATCCGAAGGCGCAGCGCCCCGAGCTGTGGAACCTCTACAACGGACGCCACCGCAAGGGCGAGCACATCCGGGTGTTCCCGCTGTCCAACTGGACCGAGTACGACATCTGGGCCTACATCGGCGCCGAGGAGATCACCCTCCCGGGCATCTACTACGCGCACCCCAGGCAGGTGTTCCAGCGTGACGGAATGCTGTTGGCCGTCCACGAGTTCCTGCAGCCCGCGCCCGACGAGAAGGTGTTCGAGACCTCGGTGCGGTTCCGCACCGTCGGCGACGTGACATGCACAGGATGCGTGGAGTCCACCGCCGCCACCGTCGACGAGGTGATCGAAGAGACCGCGTTGTCGCGGCTGACCGAGCGCGGCGCCACCCGCGCTGATGACCGTATTTCCGAAGCCGGCATGGAAGACCGTAAGCGGGAAGGGTATTTCTGA
- a CDS encoding carbonic anhydrase translates to MSVTDEYLANNAEYAKTFAGPLPLPPSRHVAVVACMDARLDVYRILGLGEGEAHVIRNAGGVITDDEIRSLAISQRLLGTKEIILIHHTDCGMLTFTDDAFKRDIHDEVGIKPEWAAEAFPDLAEDVRQSLRRIEHSPFVTKHESLRGFVFDVATGRLNEVTL, encoded by the coding sequence ATGAGTGTCACCGACGAATATTTGGCCAACAATGCTGAGTACGCCAAGACATTCGCGGGACCGCTGCCACTGCCACCGAGCCGACATGTCGCCGTCGTGGCGTGCATGGACGCGCGGTTGGACGTGTACCGCATCCTCGGCCTCGGTGAGGGTGAAGCACATGTCATCCGCAACGCCGGGGGAGTGATCACCGACGACGAGATTCGCTCGCTCGCGATCAGCCAGCGACTGCTCGGCACCAAAGAGATCATCCTCATCCACCACACCGACTGCGGCATGCTGACGTTCACCGACGACGCGTTCAAGCGCGACATCCACGACGAGGTCGGTATCAAGCCGGAATGGGCCGCCGAAGCCTTTCCTGATCTGGCCGAAGATGTGCGTCAGTCGCTGCGACGCATCGAGCACAGCCCGTTCGTCACCAAGCACGAATCGCTGCGCGGCTTCGTCTTCGATGTGGCGACCGGCCGGCTCAACGAAGTCACTCTGTAG
- a CDS encoding ABC transporter permease, producing MTRFLARRLLNYLVLLALASFLTFTLTSLTFAPLNSLQQRNPRPPQAVIDAKAAELDLDKPIPLRYGHWVAGAVRGDFGTTVTGQPVSDELWRRIGVSLRLLVIGSVLGTVIGVVVGAWGAIRQYRLSDRVITLLSLLVISTPTFVIANLAILAALRVNSIVGVHIFEYIGETSPDAVGGAWNQFIDRMQHLILPSVTLALGAIAGYSRYQRNAMLDVLGQDFIRTARAKGLTRRRALFKHGLRTALIPMATLFAYGVAGLVAGAVFVEKIFGWHGMGEWAVQGIATQDTNIVAALTVFSGAVVLLAGLLSDVIYAMLDPRVRVT from the coding sequence ATGACGCGATTCCTCGCGCGTCGGCTGCTCAACTACCTGGTGCTGCTGGCCCTCGCGTCGTTCCTCACCTTCACGCTGACGTCGTTGACGTTCGCGCCGTTGAACAGCCTGCAGCAACGCAATCCGCGTCCGCCGCAGGCTGTCATCGATGCCAAGGCCGCCGAGCTCGATCTCGACAAGCCCATCCCGCTGCGCTACGGCCACTGGGTGGCGGGCGCGGTGCGTGGCGATTTCGGTACCACGGTCACCGGTCAACCCGTCTCCGACGAACTGTGGCGCCGCATCGGAGTCAGTCTGCGGCTGCTCGTGATCGGCTCGGTTCTAGGGACGGTGATCGGGGTTGTGGTGGGCGCCTGGGGCGCTATTCGGCAATACCGGCTATCCGACCGGGTGATCACTCTGCTGTCGCTGTTGGTCATCAGTACGCCGACGTTCGTGATCGCGAACTTGGCGATCCTGGCCGCGCTCCGGGTGAATTCCATTGTGGGGGTGCACATTTTCGAGTACATCGGCGAGACGTCACCTGATGCTGTCGGCGGTGCCTGGAATCAGTTCATCGACCGGATGCAGCATTTGATTCTTCCATCAGTCACCCTCGCGCTCGGCGCGATCGCCGGTTACAGCCGCTATCAACGCAATGCGATGCTCGACGTTCTCGGCCAGGACTTCATCCGTACCGCCCGAGCGAAGGGGCTCACCCGGCGCAGAGCCTTGTTCAAGCACGGGTTGCGCACCGCGCTGATCCCGATGGCAACGCTGTTCGCTTATGGCGTGGCGGGTTTGGTGGCCGGCGCGGTGTTCGTGGAAAAGATCTTCGGTTGGCACGGAATGGGTGAGTGGGCGGTTCAGGGCATCGCCACCCAGGACACCAACATCGTCGCGGCGCTCACAGTGTTCTCCGGCGCGGTGGTCTTGTTGGCCGGGCTGCTTTCCGACGTCATCTACGCGATGCTGGATCCCCGGGTGAGGGTGACGTGA
- a CDS encoding ABC transporter permease, with protein MKPEEFASRRTLVLRRFARNRAAMASLVIPAVMFIGCYALPPLLPWSYTDLDFYALQDPPSTDHWFGTNALGQDLFAQILRGMQKSMLIGVCVAVISTGIAATVGSIAGYFGGWRDRTLMWVVDLLLVVPSFILIAILTPVTKGSGNVILLIVLLAGFSWMVSSRMVRGLTMSLREREFVQAARYMGVSSRRIITRHIIPNVASILIIDAALNVAVAILAETGLSFLGFGIQPPDISLGTLIADGTKSATTFPWVFLFPAGVLVLILVCANLTGDGLRDALDPGSATLRRGRKKHKKS; from the coding sequence CTGAAGCCCGAGGAGTTCGCCTCGCGGCGGACGCTGGTGCTGCGCCGCTTCGCCCGCAACCGGGCGGCGATGGCGTCACTGGTGATCCCGGCCGTGATGTTCATCGGCTGTTATGCCCTCCCGCCGCTATTGCCGTGGTCCTACACCGATCTCGACTTCTACGCGCTGCAAGACCCCCCGAGCACCGACCACTGGTTCGGCACCAACGCCTTGGGCCAGGACCTGTTCGCCCAGATTCTGCGCGGTATGCAGAAGTCGATGCTCATCGGCGTATGCGTGGCGGTGATCTCGACGGGGATCGCCGCGACCGTCGGCTCCATCGCCGGTTACTTCGGCGGTTGGCGCGATCGGACACTGATGTGGGTGGTGGACCTGCTGCTGGTGGTTCCGTCGTTCATCCTGATCGCGATCCTCACGCCGGTCACCAAGGGTTCGGGCAACGTCATATTGCTGATCGTGCTGCTCGCCGGGTTCAGCTGGATGGTCAGTTCCCGCATGGTGCGCGGCCTCACGATGAGCCTACGGGAGCGCGAATTCGTCCAGGCCGCACGGTATATGGGGGTCTCGAGCAGGCGCATCATCACCCGCCACATCATCCCGAACGTCGCCTCGATCCTGATCATCGACGCCGCGCTCAACGTGGCCGTGGCGATCCTTGCCGAAACCGGCCTGAGCTTCCTGGGTTTCGGCATTCAACCACCCGACATCTCGCTTGGCACGCTGATCGCCGACGGCACCAAATCAGCGACGACGTTCCCGTGGGTGTTCCTGTTCCCCGCCGGCGTGCTGGTGCTGATCCTGGTGTGCGCCAACCTCACCGGGGACGGGCTTCGTGATGCACTGGATCCCGGTAGTGCCACCCTGCGTCGCGGCCGCAAGAAGCACAAGAAGTCATGA
- a CDS encoding ABC transporter family substrate-binding protein, translating into MLRLLAVGTAVVLVLAGCSGGKRDVPSAGGNAELGSTSDINPQDRAALRNGGNLRLALSSFPSNWNTLNIDGNEADTGSMLRPTMPRAFIIAADGSMKVNNDYFTNVELTGTDPQVVTYTINPKAVWSDGTPITWEDIASQINATSGKDKNFAIAAPNGSDRVASVTRGVDDRQAVITFAKHYSEWRGMFSGNTMLLPKSMTANPEVFNKGQLNGPGPSAGPFLVSAVDRTAQRIVLTRNPKWWGTPPLLDSFTFLVLDDAARIPALQNNTIDAVGLGSLDELTIARRTAGVSIRRAPGLSWYHFTFNGAPGSILSDKALRLAVAKGIDRQAIADVTQRGLVDKPVPLNNHIYVAGQKGYQDNSEVVAYNQDKAKQELDALGWKLNGQFREKDGRQLVIRDVLYDAQTTRQVALIAQNNLAQIGVNLQIDAKPGNGFFTNHIIPGDFDIAQFSWVGDAFALCCLNQIYTTGAESNFGKISSPEIDAKVEEVFNELDADKARGLANELDKLIFGEVFSLPLFQSAGNVAVRSNLANFGPAGLGDLNYTAIGFTK; encoded by the coding sequence ATTCTGCGTCTGCTCGCGGTAGGAACCGCGGTGGTGCTGGTGCTCGCCGGCTGCTCAGGCGGTAAGCGCGATGTCCCGTCCGCGGGCGGCAACGCCGAGCTCGGCTCGACCAGTGACATCAACCCGCAGGACCGGGCCGCCTTGCGCAACGGCGGCAACCTGCGGCTGGCCCTGTCGTCGTTCCCGTCGAACTGGAACACCCTGAACATTGACGGTAACGAGGCCGACACCGGCTCGATGCTGCGGCCGACGATGCCACGCGCATTCATCATCGCCGCCGACGGTTCGATGAAGGTCAACAACGACTACTTCACCAATGTCGAGCTGACCGGAACCGATCCGCAGGTCGTCACCTACACCATCAACCCGAAGGCCGTCTGGTCCGACGGGACACCGATCACCTGGGAGGACATCGCCTCTCAGATCAACGCGACCAGCGGTAAGGACAAGAACTTCGCCATCGCCGCCCCCAATGGCAGTGACCGGGTCGCCTCGGTCACCCGGGGTGTGGACGACCGCCAGGCCGTCATCACGTTCGCCAAGCACTACTCCGAGTGGCGTGGCATGTTCTCGGGCAACACGATGCTGCTGCCCAAGAGCATGACCGCCAACCCCGAGGTGTTCAACAAGGGTCAGCTCAATGGCCCCGGACCGTCGGCAGGACCGTTCCTGGTCTCGGCGGTCGACCGCACCGCCCAGCGCATCGTGCTGACCCGCAACCCCAAGTGGTGGGGCACCCCGCCGCTGCTGGACTCCTTTACCTTCCTGGTGCTCGACGATGCGGCGAGAATTCCTGCGCTGCAGAACAATACGATCGACGCTGTCGGCCTGGGCTCCCTCGATGAGCTGACGATCGCCCGACGCACCGCGGGCGTTTCGATCCGCAGGGCGCCGGGATTGAGCTGGTATCACTTCACCTTCAACGGTGCGCCCGGGTCGATCCTGTCCGACAAGGCGCTGCGGCTGGCCGTCGCGAAGGGCATCGACCGGCAGGCCATCGCTGACGTGACCCAGCGCGGACTCGTCGACAAACCCGTCCCGTTGAACAACCACATCTACGTGGCGGGCCAGAAGGGCTATCAGGACAACAGCGAGGTCGTCGCCTACAACCAGGACAAGGCCAAACAGGAACTCGACGCCCTCGGCTGGAAGCTCAACGGGCAGTTCCGCGAGAAGGACGGCAGACAACTGGTGATCCGCGACGTCCTCTACGACGCACAGACCACCCGGCAGGTCGCGCTGATCGCACAGAACAATCTGGCCCAGATCGGGGTCAACCTGCAGATCGACGCCAAGCCCGGTAACGGCTTCTTCACCAACCACATCATTCCCGGCGACTTCGACATCGCCCAATTCTCCTGGGTGGGAGATGCTTTCGCGCTGTGCTGCTTGAACCAGATCTACACCACCGGGGCCGAGAGCAACTTCGGCAAGATCAGCAGCCCCGAGATCGACGCCAAGGTCGAAGAGGTATTCAATGAACTCGACGCGGACAAGGCGCGCGGCCTGGCCAACGAGCTGGACAAGCTGATCTTCGGTGAGGTGTTCAGCTTGCCGCTGTTCCAGTCCGCGGGCAACGTCGCCGTGCGCAGCAATCTGGCCAACTTCGGACCAGCCGGACTGGGTGACTTGAACTACACCGCAATAGGATTCACGAAGTAG
- a CDS encoding ABC transporter ATP-binding protein, which produces MSDTLLEITDLAVSFPTDGGDLTAVRGLTYQVRPREVVAMVGESGSGKSAAAMAVIGLLPEYASVSGSVRLAGQELLGLSDGEMSKIRGRRIGTVFQDPMSALTPVYTVGDQIAEAITVHNRDVGKRAARIRAVELLELVGIAQPERRARAFPHELSGGERQRVVIAIAIANDPDLLICDEPTTALDVTVQAQILEVLKTARDVTGAGVLIITHDLGVVAEFADRALVMYAGRPVEVASVDKLYRDRRMPYTAGLLGSVPRLDSPQGTRLVPIAGAPPSLVDLPPGCPFAPRCPLAIEECRTGEPALLPVDAQAPEHLAACIRTEHVTGRTAAEIFRVTTQPEAAPDTSQREVVIKVQDLVKTYRLTKGVVFRRHIGEVRAVDGLSFDLLSGQTLGIVGESGSGKSTTLHQILDLSAPQSGSIEVLGNDVAALTRARRRELRRDLQVVFQDPVASLDPRLPVFELLSEPLHANGFDKNGIDTRVAELLEIVGLRRADASRYAQEFSGGQKQRIGIARALALQPKILALDEPVSALDVSIQAGIINLLLDLQREFNLSYLFVSHDLSVVKHLANRVVVMYRGAMVEYGDADDIFANPRHEYTQKLLAAIPQPDPSRR; this is translated from the coding sequence ATGAGCGACACCCTGCTCGAGATCACCGATCTCGCCGTCAGTTTCCCGACCGACGGCGGTGACCTGACTGCGGTGCGCGGCCTGACCTATCAGGTCCGTCCCCGCGAGGTCGTGGCGATGGTCGGCGAATCCGGATCGGGCAAGTCCGCCGCCGCGATGGCGGTGATCGGCTTGCTGCCGGAGTACGCCTCGGTGTCCGGCTCGGTGCGACTGGCCGGTCAGGAGTTGCTCGGGTTGTCCGACGGTGAGATGTCGAAGATCCGGGGCCGGCGCATCGGAACGGTGTTCCAGGATCCGATGTCGGCACTCACCCCGGTGTACACCGTCGGTGACCAGATCGCCGAAGCCATCACGGTGCACAACCGCGATGTCGGCAAGCGGGCCGCGCGTATACGCGCCGTCGAACTGCTCGAGCTGGTCGGCATAGCGCAGCCCGAGCGGCGGGCGCGGGCCTTTCCCCACGAGTTGTCCGGCGGTGAGCGCCAGCGCGTGGTGATCGCGATCGCGATCGCAAACGATCCGGACCTGTTGATCTGCGACGAGCCGACGACGGCACTCGATGTGACCGTGCAGGCCCAGATCCTCGAGGTGCTCAAGACCGCGCGCGACGTCACCGGTGCGGGTGTGCTGATCATCACCCACGACCTCGGGGTGGTCGCGGAGTTCGCCGACCGGGCGTTGGTGATGTACGCAGGGCGGCCCGTCGAGGTCGCCTCGGTGGACAAGCTGTACCGCGATCGCCGAATGCCCTACACCGCAGGATTATTGGGTTCCGTCCCGCGACTGGATTCGCCGCAGGGCACCCGGCTGGTGCCGATTGCGGGAGCGCCGCCCTCGCTGGTGGACCTGCCGCCGGGATGTCCGTTCGCCCCGCGCTGCCCGCTGGCCATCGAGGAGTGCCGCACGGGAGAACCTGCGTTGCTCCCCGTCGACGCGCAGGCCCCGGAGCACCTGGCGGCATGCATCCGCACCGAGCACGTCACGGGCCGTACCGCCGCGGAGATCTTTCGCGTGACCACCCAGCCCGAGGCTGCACCGGACACCTCGCAGCGCGAGGTGGTCATCAAGGTGCAGGACCTGGTCAAGACATACCGGTTGACCAAGGGCGTGGTGTTCCGCCGCCACATCGGCGAGGTCCGTGCGGTCGACGGGCTCAGCTTCGATCTGCTCAGCGGGCAGACGCTCGGTATCGTCGGCGAATCCGGTTCGGGCAAGTCGACCACCCTGCATCAGATCCTCGACCTGTCCGCACCGCAGTCGGGTTCCATCGAGGTGCTGGGCAATGACGTCGCCGCGTTGACACGCGCCCGGCGCCGAGAGCTGCGCCGCGACCTCCAGGTGGTGTTCCAGGACCCGGTGGCCTCCCTGGACCCGCGGCTTCCGGTGTTCGAACTGTTGTCCGAGCCGTTGCACGCCAACGGCTTTGACAAGAATGGCATCGACACGCGGGTTGCCGAACTGCTGGAGATCGTCGGGCTGCGCCGCGCCGACGCCAGCCGCTACGCGCAAGAGTTCTCCGGCGGGCAGAAGCAGCGGATCGGCATCGCCAGGGCGCTGGCGCTGCAGCCGAAGATCCTCGCCCTCGATGAACCGGTGTCCGCGCTTGATGTGTCGATCCAGGCCGGCATCATCAACCTGCTGCTGGATCTGCAACGCGAGTTCAACCTGTCGTATCTGTTCGTCTCGCACGACCTGTCGGTGGTCAAGCACCTGGCCAACCGGGTCGTCGTGATGTACCGCGGGGCGATGGTGGAGTACGGCGACGCCGACGACATCTTCGCCAACCCACGGCACGAATACACGCAGAAGTTGCTGGCCGCTATCCCGCAACCGGATCCCTCACGCCGTTAG